A single genomic interval of Brevibacillus brevis harbors:
- a CDS encoding GNAT family N-acetyltransferase, translating to MTIHLRPTTPADIPFVCEVENAPENTPFIIPWSEDRHHNALGDPDILHMIAEKKETGHPVGYVIIAGLTNPHQSIELMRITIAVKGEGYGRNILRQIKQWAFIEQKAHRLWLDVKETNDRARSLYLSEGFHIEGTLRDCLKAGDTYESLIILSMLATEYDA from the coding sequence ATGACTATCCACTTGCGCCCCACTACACCAGCAGACATTCCATTCGTATGCGAAGTAGAAAATGCGCCAGAGAATACCCCGTTCATTATTCCGTGGAGCGAAGATCGGCACCACAACGCTCTTGGCGACCCGGACATCCTCCATATGATTGCCGAAAAAAAAGAAACAGGCCACCCCGTCGGCTACGTGATCATCGCCGGGCTGACCAATCCTCATCAAAGTATTGAGCTTATGCGTATTACAATCGCAGTGAAGGGGGAAGGCTACGGTCGCAACATCCTGCGCCAGATCAAGCAGTGGGCATTCATCGAGCAAAAAGCCCATCGACTCTGGCTGGATGTAAAAGAAACGAACGACCGCGCCCGCAGCCTTTACTTATCCGAAGGGTTTCACATAGAGGGCACCTTGCGCGATTGCCTAAAAGCTGGCGATACTTACGAATCCTTGATCATTTTATCGATGCTGGCAACGGAATATGACGCCTAG